In the genome of Pseudoliparis swirei isolate HS2019 ecotype Mariana Trench chromosome 3, NWPU_hadal_v1, whole genome shotgun sequence, one region contains:
- the srrm3 gene encoding serine/arginine repetitive matrix protein 3 isoform X4 — protein MQPHVTHWMKCDPRHIWRLWTRSGCSHGDVTRWYTEEEIRQKVSIFRQMLMDKEGVITRDGPHTQPVVNHLHYQPDEYDGNPEFYEDGDYGHDYHSDSRVKRKLSSSPSPRPKKRKKKKSGRRRSRFGSSSPTHREKKKKSGKKHKRDRSTSGSRKKRRHRQCNPYGSGSPKNKHKDKNKQKKRSPGETPSRSSQRQGSCCSSRSASLSSTRSTSKSPARLSSKQKTDGQKASGASPAPGPNAPAAWHNGGQSQRGRNGKAGRLNHGEGEKGHDKLRLLTASSASIQSTLLREHKLHSATSRSQTGQTCAAGETGSVDGRNTAVGGSVTQATWRRGSQRGQNKTSRSPAHSSDSAHSQHNHTHRGRNSRRHRKTKGGHSSKRHHRSSRGQAHHRSPSASPGRHPHTSGKKKEESRSKANLRQRSSSWSSGRSSSRSASRGRGPSKVKSPHNRQNNSRERDSQNRSDTDSRACRRSRSYSPIRKRRRDSPSFMEARRITSARKRPIPYYRPSPSSSSYDSSPSRSSRSRSESSYSRSRSHSRSHSRSRSRSRSRSRSRSRSQSRSRSWSRSKSRSKSRSRSHHSYYSRSSYDSPGF, from the exons GTACACAGAAGAAGAGATTCGACAGAAAGTGAGCATATTCAGACAAATGCTGATGGACAAGGAGGGCGTCATCACCAGAGACGGCCCGCACACACAGCCAGT GGTAAACCACCTGCACTATCAGCCTGACGAGTATGACGGGAACCCTGAGTTCTACGAAGACGGAGACTATGGCCATGATTACCACAGTGACAGCCG AGTGAAGAGGAAATTGAGCAGCTCTCCATCCCCTCGTccgaagaaaaggaagaagaagaaatctggCCGCCGAAGAAGTCG GTTTGGCAGCTCCTCGCCCACtcacagagagaagaagaaaaagagtggGAAGAAACACAAGCGAGACAG ATCTACATCTGGCTCTAGGAAAAAGAGGAGACACAG ACAATGCAATCCATATGG ATCGGGCAGCCCGaagaacaaacacaaagacaagaacaaacagaaaaagAG GTCCCCCGGTGAGACCCCCAGTAGGAGTTCTCAGCGTCAAGGCAGCTGCTGTAGCTCCCGTAGCGCCTCCCTGTCCTCCACACGGAGCACCTCCAAATCTCCCGCCAG ACTGAGCTCCAAGCAAAAGACGGACGGGCAAAAGGCGTCCGGCGCCTCGCCGGCCCCGGGGCCCAACGCTCCCGCCGCTTGGCACAACGGGGGCCAAAGCCAGCGGGGCCGCAACGGCAAGGCCGGCAGACTGAACCACGGCGAGGGCGAGAAGGGGCACGAT AAGCTCCGTCTGCTGACAGCGAGCTCTGCAAGCATCCAGTCCACTCTGCTGAGAGAGCACAAGCTCCACAGCGCCACCAGCAGGAGCCAAACGGGACAGACGTGCGCAGCAGGAGAGACTGGGAGTGTGGATGGCAGGAACACCGCTGTGGGGGGCTCCGTAACCCAGGCgacctggaggagagggagccagAGAGGCCAGAATAAGACCTCCCGCTCCCCTGCTCACAGCAGCGACTCGGCCCACTCCCAGCACAACCACACTCACCGAGGGAGGAACTCTCGCCGTCACAGAAA AACAAAAGGTGGCCACTCTTCCAAGCGTCACCACCGCTCCAGTCGGGGTCAGGCACACCACCGGAGCCCGTCGGCATCCCCGGGACGCCACCCGCACACGTCGggcaagaagaaagaggagtcCCGGAGCAAAGCCAACCTGCGGCAGCGCAGCAGCTCCTGGAGCAGCGGGCGCTCGTCCTCGCGCTCCGCCTCCAGGGGCCGAGGGCCCAGCAAGGTCAAGTCCCCACACAACAGACAGAACAACTCCAG agagagagacagccagAACCGCTCCGACACCGACAGCCGAGCCTGCCGCCGCTCACGCAGCTACTCGCCCATTCGCAAAAGGAGAAGAGACTCGCCCAGCTTCATGGAGGCTCGCAGGATCACCAG tGCTCGGAAGCGGCCGATCCCGTACTACCGGCCCAGTCCTTCGTCGTCCAGCTACGACAGCAGCCCGTCGCGGTCCAGCCGCAGCCGCAGCGAAAGCAGCTACAGTCGCAGCCGGAGCCACAGCAGAAGCCACAGCAGGAGCCGCAGCAGGAGCCGCAGCAGGAGCCGCAGCAGGAGCCGCAGCCAGAGCCGCAGCCGCAGCTGGAGCCGCAGCAAGAGCCGCAGCAAGAGCCGCTCCCGCAGCCACCACAGCTACTACAGCCGCAGCAGCTACGACAGCCCCGGCTTCTGA
- the srrm3 gene encoding serine/arginine repetitive matrix protein 3 isoform X6, with product MLMDKEGVITRDGPHTQPVVNHLHYQPDEYDGNPEFYEDGDYGHDYHSDSRVKRKLSSSPSPRPKKRKKKKSGRRRSRFGSSSPTHREKKKKSGKKHKRDRSTSGSRKKRRHRQCNPYGSGSPKNKHKDKNKQKKRSPGETPSRSSQRQGSCCSSRSASLSSTRSTSKSPARLSSKQKTDGQKASGASPAPGPNAPAAWHNGGQSQRGRNGKAGRLNHGEGEKGHDKLRLLTASSASIQSTLLREHKLHSATSRSQTGQTCAAGETGSVDGRNTAVGGSVTQATWRRGSQRGQNKTSRSPAHSSDSAHSQHNHTHRGRNSRRHRKTKGGHSSKRHHRSSRGQAHHRSPSASPGRHPHTSGKKKEESRSKANLRQRSSSWSSGRSSSRSASRGRGPSKVKSPHNRQNNSRERDSQNRSDTDSRACRRSRSYSPIRKRRRDSPSFMEARRITSARKRPIPYYRPSPSSSSYDSSPSRSSRSRSESSYSRSRSHSRSHSRSRSRSRSRSRSRSRSQSRSRSWSRSKSRSKSRSRSHHSYYSRSSYDSPGF from the exons ATGCTGATGGACAAGGAGGGCGTCATCACCAGAGACGGCCCGCACACACAGCCAGT GGTAAACCACCTGCACTATCAGCCTGACGAGTATGACGGGAACCCTGAGTTCTACGAAGACGGAGACTATGGCCATGATTACCACAGTGACAGCCG AGTGAAGAGGAAATTGAGCAGCTCTCCATCCCCTCGTccgaagaaaaggaagaagaagaaatctggCCGCCGAAGAAGTCG GTTTGGCAGCTCCTCGCCCACtcacagagagaagaagaaaaagagtggGAAGAAACACAAGCGAGACAG ATCTACATCTGGCTCTAGGAAAAAGAGGAGACACAG ACAATGCAATCCATATGG ATCGGGCAGCCCGaagaacaaacacaaagacaagaacaaacagaaaaagAG GTCCCCCGGTGAGACCCCCAGTAGGAGTTCTCAGCGTCAAGGCAGCTGCTGTAGCTCCCGTAGCGCCTCCCTGTCCTCCACACGGAGCACCTCCAAATCTCCCGCCAG ACTGAGCTCCAAGCAAAAGACGGACGGGCAAAAGGCGTCCGGCGCCTCGCCGGCCCCGGGGCCCAACGCTCCCGCCGCTTGGCACAACGGGGGCCAAAGCCAGCGGGGCCGCAACGGCAAGGCCGGCAGACTGAACCACGGCGAGGGCGAGAAGGGGCACGAT AAGCTCCGTCTGCTGACAGCGAGCTCTGCAAGCATCCAGTCCACTCTGCTGAGAGAGCACAAGCTCCACAGCGCCACCAGCAGGAGCCAAACGGGACAGACGTGCGCAGCAGGAGAGACTGGGAGTGTGGATGGCAGGAACACCGCTGTGGGGGGCTCCGTAACCCAGGCgacctggaggagagggagccagAGAGGCCAGAATAAGACCTCCCGCTCCCCTGCTCACAGCAGCGACTCGGCCCACTCCCAGCACAACCACACTCACCGAGGGAGGAACTCTCGCCGTCACAGAAA AACAAAAGGTGGCCACTCTTCCAAGCGTCACCACCGCTCCAGTCGGGGTCAGGCACACCACCGGAGCCCGTCGGCATCCCCGGGACGCCACCCGCACACGTCGggcaagaagaaagaggagtcCCGGAGCAAAGCCAACCTGCGGCAGCGCAGCAGCTCCTGGAGCAGCGGGCGCTCGTCCTCGCGCTCCGCCTCCAGGGGCCGAGGGCCCAGCAAGGTCAAGTCCCCACACAACAGACAGAACAACTCCAG agagagagacagccagAACCGCTCCGACACCGACAGCCGAGCCTGCCGCCGCTCACGCAGCTACTCGCCCATTCGCAAAAGGAGAAGAGACTCGCCCAGCTTCATGGAGGCTCGCAGGATCACCAG tGCTCGGAAGCGGCCGATCCCGTACTACCGGCCCAGTCCTTCGTCGTCCAGCTACGACAGCAGCCCGTCGCGGTCCAGCCGCAGCCGCAGCGAAAGCAGCTACAGTCGCAGCCGGAGCCACAGCAGAAGCCACAGCAGGAGCCGCAGCAGGAGCCGCAGCAGGAGCCGCAGCAGGAGCCGCAGCCAGAGCCGCAGCCGCAGCTGGAGCCGCAGCAAGAGCCGCAGCAAGAGCCGCTCCCGCAGCCACCACAGCTACTACAGCCGCAGCAGCTACGACAGCCCCGGCTTCTGA
- the hspb1 gene encoding heat shock protein beta-1: protein MTERRVPFTLLRTPSWDPFRDWQHSRIFDQTFGMPTLPEDFASFPSTHWPGYLRPSILAPDMASMGAMMPHVQMMPQAPMMYPAPMMAQQARALTLQMSTGMSEIKQTQDSWKVSLDVNHFSPEELVVKTKDGVVEISGKHEDRKDEHGFVSRSFTRKYTLPSSANVEKVTSSLSPEGVLTVEAPMIRPAIESSETMIPVNVQSKACVVPK from the exons ATGACCGAGAGGCGTGTTCCGTTCACCCTGCTCCGCACCCCGAGCTGGGACCCATTCCGTGACTGGCAGCACAGCCGCATCTTCGATCAGACCTTCGGAATGCCCACCCTGCCCGAGGACTTCGCTTCATTCCCCAGCACCCACTGGCCGGGGTACCTGCGGCCCTCCATCCTGGCCCCGGACATGGCCTCCATGGGCGCCATGATGCCTCACGTCCAAATGATGCCCCAAGCCCCCATGATGTACCCGGCCCCCATGATGGCCCAGCAGGCTCGGGCCCTGACCCTCCAGATGAGCACCGGCATGTCGGAGATCAAGCAGACCCAAGACAGCTGGAAGGTCTCCCTGGATGTCAACCACTTCTCGCCCGAGGAGCTGGTGGTGAAGACCAAGGATGGCGTGGTGGAAATCAGTG GTAAGCACGAAGACAGGAAGGACGAGCACGGCTTCGTGTCCAGAAGCTTCACCAGGAAATACAC CCTCCCCTCTTCAGCTAACGTTGAGAAGGtgacctcctccctctcccccgagGGGGTGCTGACCGTGGAGGCTCCCATGATCCGACCGGCCATCGagtcctcagagaccatgaTACCTGTCAACGTGCAAAGCAAAGCTTGTGTGGTGCCGAAGTAG
- the srrm3 gene encoding serine/arginine repetitive matrix protein 3 isoform X7 — MQTDGGPLECLYATVNHLHYQPDEYDGNPEFYEDGDYGHDYHSDSRVKRKLSSSPSPRPKKRKKKKSGRRRSRFGSSSPTHREKKKKSGKKHKRDRSTSGSRKKRRHRQCNPYGSGSPKNKHKDKNKQKKRSPGETPSRSSQRQGSCCSSRSASLSSTRSTSKSPARLSSKQKTDGQKASGASPAPGPNAPAAWHNGGQSQRGRNGKAGRLNHGEGEKGHDKLRLLTASSASIQSTLLREHKLHSATSRSQTGQTCAAGETGSVDGRNTAVGGSVTQATWRRGSQRGQNKTSRSPAHSSDSAHSQHNHTHRGRNSRRHRKTKGGHSSKRHHRSSRGQAHHRSPSASPGRHPHTSGKKKEESRSKANLRQRSSSWSSGRSSSRSASRGRGPSKVKSPHNRQNNSRERDSQNRSDTDSRACRRSRSYSPIRKRRRDSPSFMEARRITSARKRPIPYYRPSPSSSSYDSSPSRSSRSRSESSYSRSRSHSRSHSRSRSRSRSRSRSRSRSQSRSRSWSRSKSRSKSRSRSHHSYYSRSSYDSPGF, encoded by the exons ATGCAGACGGACGGAGGCCCCCTGGAGTGTCTGTATGCGAC GGTAAACCACCTGCACTATCAGCCTGACGAGTATGACGGGAACCCTGAGTTCTACGAAGACGGAGACTATGGCCATGATTACCACAGTGACAGCCG AGTGAAGAGGAAATTGAGCAGCTCTCCATCCCCTCGTccgaagaaaaggaagaagaagaaatctggCCGCCGAAGAAGTCG GTTTGGCAGCTCCTCGCCCACtcacagagagaagaagaaaaagagtggGAAGAAACACAAGCGAGACAG ATCTACATCTGGCTCTAGGAAAAAGAGGAGACACAG ACAATGCAATCCATATGG ATCGGGCAGCCCGaagaacaaacacaaagacaagaacaaacagaaaaagAG GTCCCCCGGTGAGACCCCCAGTAGGAGTTCTCAGCGTCAAGGCAGCTGCTGTAGCTCCCGTAGCGCCTCCCTGTCCTCCACACGGAGCACCTCCAAATCTCCCGCCAG ACTGAGCTCCAAGCAAAAGACGGACGGGCAAAAGGCGTCCGGCGCCTCGCCGGCCCCGGGGCCCAACGCTCCCGCCGCTTGGCACAACGGGGGCCAAAGCCAGCGGGGCCGCAACGGCAAGGCCGGCAGACTGAACCACGGCGAGGGCGAGAAGGGGCACGAT AAGCTCCGTCTGCTGACAGCGAGCTCTGCAAGCATCCAGTCCACTCTGCTGAGAGAGCACAAGCTCCACAGCGCCACCAGCAGGAGCCAAACGGGACAGACGTGCGCAGCAGGAGAGACTGGGAGTGTGGATGGCAGGAACACCGCTGTGGGGGGCTCCGTAACCCAGGCgacctggaggagagggagccagAGAGGCCAGAATAAGACCTCCCGCTCCCCTGCTCACAGCAGCGACTCGGCCCACTCCCAGCACAACCACACTCACCGAGGGAGGAACTCTCGCCGTCACAGAAA AACAAAAGGTGGCCACTCTTCCAAGCGTCACCACCGCTCCAGTCGGGGTCAGGCACACCACCGGAGCCCGTCGGCATCCCCGGGACGCCACCCGCACACGTCGggcaagaagaaagaggagtcCCGGAGCAAAGCCAACCTGCGGCAGCGCAGCAGCTCCTGGAGCAGCGGGCGCTCGTCCTCGCGCTCCGCCTCCAGGGGCCGAGGGCCCAGCAAGGTCAAGTCCCCACACAACAGACAGAACAACTCCAG agagagagacagccagAACCGCTCCGACACCGACAGCCGAGCCTGCCGCCGCTCACGCAGCTACTCGCCCATTCGCAAAAGGAGAAGAGACTCGCCCAGCTTCATGGAGGCTCGCAGGATCACCAG tGCTCGGAAGCGGCCGATCCCGTACTACCGGCCCAGTCCTTCGTCGTCCAGCTACGACAGCAGCCCGTCGCGGTCCAGCCGCAGCCGCAGCGAAAGCAGCTACAGTCGCAGCCGGAGCCACAGCAGAAGCCACAGCAGGAGCCGCAGCAGGAGCCGCAGCAGGAGCCGCAGCAGGAGCCGCAGCCAGAGCCGCAGCCGCAGCTGGAGCCGCAGCAAGAGCCGCAGCAAGAGCCGCTCCCGCAGCCACCACAGCTACTACAGCCGCAGCAGCTACGACAGCCCCGGCTTCTGA